The Nitrospira sp. KM1 genome includes a window with the following:
- a CDS encoding Tim44 domain-containing protein: MNTTKLIAAGIVFSLILAPVAPTISFAKARGGGGGYSGGGTRSGGNAGSFGSRGSRTYDRNSAKPIEQSTTPKPSTGPPQSAAQPQAPQPAPAAQPSFLQRHPLLSGIAAGIAGSWIGHMIFGAAETSAKTDESGDQSGASTQTAGGSNFTGILFLMLLGGGVLYYLFLRNRRPIPVLTGPHRREAVTGSLMAAGSSRISVAAAEEDEITSADKATFQQLLEDVQTAWGRQDLASLRRSVTPEMLSYFSTALAEQASQDLANHMEDIALLRAEVLESWTEDAVQYATVSLNWSARDYTVSLTKQPGQAGYLVEGSLDHPTETTEAWTFMRHLNGKWLLSAIQQVQ; the protein is encoded by the coding sequence TTGAATACGACGAAACTGATTGCAGCCGGCATTGTGTTTTCACTTATCCTGGCGCCGGTGGCGCCCACCATCTCGTTTGCGAAGGCCAGAGGAGGCGGAGGAGGATATTCGGGCGGTGGAACGCGGAGTGGAGGCAACGCGGGCAGCTTCGGCAGCCGCGGCTCTCGCACCTATGATCGCAACAGCGCGAAGCCGATCGAGCAGTCAACGACGCCCAAGCCGTCCACTGGACCTCCACAATCCGCCGCTCAGCCGCAGGCGCCTCAACCGGCTCCAGCAGCCCAGCCTTCGTTCCTTCAACGCCATCCCTTGTTGTCCGGAATTGCCGCGGGAATCGCCGGTTCGTGGATTGGGCACATGATTTTCGGGGCAGCCGAGACCAGTGCGAAGACTGATGAGTCAGGGGACCAGAGCGGTGCGTCCACGCAGACCGCGGGAGGATCGAATTTCACCGGGATCCTCTTTCTGATGCTGCTGGGAGGAGGCGTGCTCTATTATCTCTTCCTGAGAAATCGACGGCCCATTCCTGTCCTGACCGGCCCCCATCGTCGCGAAGCTGTGACCGGATCGCTGATGGCTGCCGGCTCATCACGTATTTCCGTGGCTGCCGCTGAAGAAGATGAGATTACGTCCGCCGACAAGGCCACGTTCCAGCAATTGCTGGAGGATGTTCAAACCGCGTGGGGGCGCCAGGATTTGGCAAGCCTCAGGCGAAGCGTGACTCCGGAAATGCTCTCGTATTTCAGCACCGCACTGGCTGAACAGGCCAGCCAGGATCTCGCCAACCACATGGAAGATATCGCCCTGCTCCGAGCCGAGGTACTCGAGTCGTGGACAGAAGACGCCGTACAGTACGCGACCGTCAGCCTGAATTGGAGTGCTCGTGACTATACCGTGTCGTTAACCAAACAGCCCGGACAGGCTGGCTATCTGGTGGAAGGCAGTCTGGATCATCCGACAGAAACAACCGAAGCGTGGACATTCATGCGGCATCTGAACGGAAAGTGGTTGCTCTCCGCTATTCAGCAAGTGCAATAG
- a CDS encoding NnrS family protein: MSHQETDIRVSGIPAPASIGTDGEPMVPRYDGPAILSYGFRPFFLSAALFAGVAIPIWVVLFTSGVTLELLYGSREWHVHEMLFGFLPAVIAGFLLTAVPNWTGRAPLRGVPLLLLWLLWLAGRICLALSGMAPLVAACIDSAFLIVLASLVWRELAVSGSWGQAPIGMLITLYAITNVQFHVGAMRGAPTEFSERIAVSLVMLLLTLIGGRITPNFTREFMIQTEGARLPPEFSWFDGLAILFVLVASFTWIMSPDSAVSGWLFIMAGVTNLARLWRWRGWMVRSEPLVMILHAGYGWLVLSLLALGAALLGAGLSQVNAVHALTAGAVGTMTLAVMTRASLGHTGRPKRAGGPTIVIYVLVSIGALLRVLAPDGDGSAPFTHLMLALSAFAWSGAYAVFSAVYGPWLVKPGVDELNA; this comes from the coding sequence ATGTCTCACCAAGAGACTGACATCAGGGTGAGCGGTATCCCTGCTCCTGCCAGTATTGGAACGGATGGCGAGCCGATGGTCCCCCGTTACGATGGACCGGCAATTCTGTCGTACGGCTTTCGCCCGTTTTTTCTTTCTGCGGCGCTCTTTGCCGGCGTGGCGATCCCAATCTGGGTCGTGTTGTTTACGAGCGGAGTAACGCTCGAATTGTTGTATGGCTCGCGTGAATGGCATGTCCACGAAATGCTTTTCGGGTTTCTCCCGGCGGTCATTGCCGGCTTCCTGCTGACGGCTGTGCCCAACTGGACTGGCCGCGCGCCGCTTCGGGGAGTGCCGCTGTTGTTGCTGTGGCTGTTATGGCTGGCGGGGCGTATTTGCCTTGCACTCTCCGGTATGGCGCCCCTCGTGGCCGCCTGTATCGACTCGGCCTTTTTGATCGTGCTGGCCTCGCTGGTGTGGCGAGAACTCGCGGTTTCAGGAAGCTGGGGGCAAGCGCCGATCGGCATGCTGATCACCTTGTATGCCATCACCAATGTTCAATTTCATGTGGGTGCCATGCGCGGAGCACCTACCGAATTTTCCGAGCGCATCGCAGTGTCGCTCGTCATGCTGTTGCTGACGCTCATTGGGGGACGCATTACACCGAACTTTACGCGCGAGTTCATGATTCAAACCGAAGGCGCTCGGCTTCCCCCTGAATTTTCGTGGTTCGACGGGTTGGCGATCCTATTCGTACTTGTCGCCTCGTTCACCTGGATCATGAGCCCTGACAGCGCGGTGAGCGGATGGCTATTCATCATGGCCGGAGTGACGAATCTTGCCCGACTTTGGCGATGGCGGGGTTGGATGGTTCGATCAGAGCCGTTGGTGATGATCCTGCATGCAGGATATGGGTGGCTGGTGCTCTCGCTGCTCGCGTTGGGGGCTGCGCTATTGGGTGCAGGTCTTTCGCAAGTCAATGCGGTGCATGCGCTCACCGCGGGGGCCGTCGGGACCATGACGCTGGCGGTGATGACTCGGGCGAGTTTGGGCCATACGGGACGTCCCAAGCGGGCGGGCGGTCCGACAATCGTGATCTACGTTCTCGTGAGCATCGGCGCCCTGTTGCGCGTGCTTGCTCCAGATGGTGATGGTTCCGCGCCGTTCACGCACCTGATGTTGGCCCTCTCAGCATTCGCCTGGAGCGGCGCGTATGCGGTGTTTTCAGCGGTGTACGGACCATGGCTCGTCAAGCCTGGTGTGGATGAACTGAACGCGTGA
- a CDS encoding endonuclease/exonuclease/phosphatase family protein, protein MTSTHIHGTMRDRIVPCLLSILSIILSTILARTPVDAEQPVRPLRVVTYNLLHDGAASGFFKGETNLEERLEMVIRELKVLDADIIAVQEASDSRRHGNVPERLAHALGFHVVFAAATEHVFRLWPLDQAVVGIMGFREGPAILSRYPITASEAIDLTRCQRWIEPRMLLRAKVATEWGPLQIFSTHTARGDECQMEQVGKIVRERGDSGLSLLMGDFNTPETSVVLTALRNEAGFIDTYRMANPDEPGPTVWQRIDSEQPTASRRVDFIFILPGGRTTAAVRSSRVVLNHPGHLPDGAALWPSDHYGVLAEIDVIQPEGGSEPPQ, encoded by the coding sequence ATGACGAGCACCCACATCCATGGCACGATGCGAGATCGTATCGTGCCGTGTCTCCTTAGTATCCTGTCGATCATCCTAAGCACCATACTGGCCCGAACACCGGTCGATGCCGAGCAGCCTGTCCGCCCTCTTCGCGTCGTGACATACAATCTTCTGCACGATGGAGCCGCCTCGGGATTTTTCAAGGGAGAGACGAACCTCGAAGAACGGTTGGAGATGGTGATCCGTGAACTGAAGGTACTGGACGCGGACATCATCGCCGTCCAAGAAGCTTCCGACAGCCGGCGACACGGCAATGTGCCGGAGCGTCTGGCGCACGCGCTGGGATTTCACGTTGTCTTCGCGGCTGCAACCGAGCACGTCTTCCGCCTGTGGCCGCTGGACCAAGCCGTGGTCGGCATCATGGGCTTTAGGGAGGGCCCGGCCATCCTGAGCCGGTATCCCATCACAGCATCAGAGGCGATTGATCTCACGCGCTGTCAGCGTTGGATCGAACCGCGTATGCTGCTGCGAGCGAAAGTTGCGACCGAGTGGGGCCCCCTACAAATCTTTTCAACGCATACGGCGCGTGGAGACGAGTGTCAAATGGAGCAGGTTGGCAAGATCGTGCGCGAGCGGGGGGACAGCGGCCTCTCGCTCCTCATGGGTGACTTCAATACACCGGAAACCTCGGTGGTCTTGACGGCGCTTCGAAACGAGGCGGGCTTCATCGACACCTATCGCATGGCCAATCCCGATGAGCCGGGACCGACGGTCTGGCAACGGATCGACTCCGAACAGCCGACAGCATCCAGAAGGGTGGACTTTATCTTCATTCTGCCGGGCGGAAGAACGACGGCCGCTGTCCGTTCTAGCCGAGTCGTGCTCAACCATCCGGGCCATCTGCCTGACGGTGCCGCACTCTGGCCGTCAGATCATTATGGCGTCCTGGCTGAGATTGATGTTATTCAGCCGGAAGGTGGCTCAGAACCGCCACAATGA
- a CDS encoding MOSC domain-containing protein, producing the protein MQTQTLSQDRVMKIISVQVGRPRTVRWHGKTASTGIYKMPVSGRIMARRFNLEGDEQADRTVHGGRDKAIYVYPSEHYAFWRQEFPDRPMTYGMFGENLTTEGLDERSVRIGDRFRIGHAVVEVTQPRVPCYKLGIRFDRPDMPKRFHASRRCGFYLAVLQEGTVGAGDVWELISRDEAGVSVAEGYRRYFQDGP; encoded by the coding sequence ATGCAAACACAGACGTTGTCGCAAGACCGCGTCATGAAAATCATCTCCGTCCAAGTGGGACGACCGCGGACAGTGCGTTGGCATGGAAAGACTGCGTCCACAGGCATCTACAAAATGCCGGTATCCGGACGCATCATGGCGCGCCGGTTCAACCTCGAGGGCGATGAGCAGGCCGACCGGACGGTGCATGGCGGGCGGGACAAGGCGATCTATGTCTATCCGTCCGAACACTATGCGTTCTGGCGACAAGAATTTCCTGACCGGCCGATGACGTATGGAATGTTCGGTGAGAATCTCACGACTGAGGGACTCGACGAGCGGTCGGTGCGGATCGGAGACCGATTTCGAATCGGCCATGCCGTAGTCGAAGTGACGCAGCCGCGCGTGCCGTGCTACAAATTAGGAATTCGGTTCGACCGTCCTGACATGCCCAAGCGCTTTCACGCGAGCCGGCGATGCGGCTTCTACCTGGCCGTCTTGCAGGAAGGCACGGTTGGCGCCGGCGACGTGTGGGAACTGATCTCCCGCGATGAAGCCGGCGTGTCGGTTGCGGAAGGGTATCGCCGCTATTTTCAAGACGGGCCATGA
- a CDS encoding alpha/beta fold hydrolase, translated as MAPNQNTEPHYHTQDIDGLKIFYRESGDPAAPTLLLLHGFPTSSHMFRNLIPLLSRHMHVIAPDLPGFGFSDAPNRETFGYTFNRLADVIERFTEALGLTRFAMYIFDYGAPVGLRLALRHPERITAIVSQNGNAYEEGLSDGWNPIQRYWTNPSIENRKALTAFLSRESTMWQYTHGTDESRVAPESYTLDVALLTRPGNEDIQLDLFLDYASNVKMYPEFQTYFRTHRPPTLALWGKHDPFFLPAGAMAFTRDNPNAKVELLDTGHFALETHSAEIGVKIIDFLAAFGPGRVPA; from the coding sequence ATGGCGCCTAACCAAAATACTGAACCGCATTACCACACTCAGGATATCGACGGGCTCAAGATCTTCTATCGGGAATCAGGCGATCCGGCGGCACCGACCCTGTTGCTTCTGCATGGGTTTCCCACGTCGTCGCACATGTTCCGCAATCTCATTCCCCTCCTTTCGCGGCATATGCATGTGATCGCACCAGACCTGCCAGGTTTCGGCTTCTCCGACGCGCCGAACCGGGAAACGTTCGGCTATACCTTCAACCGTTTGGCTGACGTCATCGAACGGTTTACAGAAGCACTGGGTCTTACCCGCTTTGCCATGTACATTTTCGATTATGGTGCGCCGGTTGGCTTGAGATTGGCCTTGCGCCACCCGGAACGCATCACCGCAATCGTGTCTCAAAATGGCAACGCGTATGAAGAAGGTCTCAGCGACGGATGGAATCCCATTCAACGGTACTGGACGAATCCATCCATTGAAAACAGGAAGGCGCTCACGGCCTTCCTGTCACGGGAATCCACCATGTGGCAGTACACGCATGGGACGGACGAATCCCGGGTGGCACCGGAATCCTACACGCTCGATGTCGCCTTATTGACCCGGCCGGGCAACGAAGACATTCAACTCGATCTCTTTCTCGACTACGCGAGCAACGTCAAGATGTATCCTGAGTTTCAGACATACTTCCGCACTCATCGGCCACCCACGCTGGCTTTGTGGGGCAAGCACGATCCGTTTTTCCTTCCAGCGGGTGCAATGGCCTTCACGCGCGACAATCCAAATGCCAAGGTCGAACTCCTCGACACCGGGCATTTTGCTCTTGAAACGCACAGCGCGGAGATCGGCGTCAAGATCATCGATTTCTTGGCTGCATTCGGGCCCGGTAGGGTGCCGGCATGA
- a CDS encoding ABATE domain-containing protein: MIETSSRVPFLFVGNHRCLDFINTAIVLNGLPLDLLGSFDDLVAWLVQSEAIPAEVAKNVERRWHGPAKARALDQARVFREMLRAMVERIAGGKSIPHTVIEAVNEALRYRAGYQQVRRHGDSFALERHAEVNDADQLHAMLAESAADLLCEQDLTLVKKCQNPACVLFFYDTTKNHARHWCSMNLCGNRSKVAAHYRRQKRYS, from the coding sequence ATGATTGAAACGTCGTCGCGAGTCCCATTTCTATTCGTCGGCAACCATCGTTGCCTGGACTTCATCAACACGGCCATTGTGTTGAATGGACTGCCTCTCGACTTGTTGGGCAGTTTTGACGACCTCGTGGCCTGGCTTGTCCAATCGGAGGCCATACCCGCAGAGGTTGCCAAGAACGTGGAGCGGCGATGGCACGGTCCTGCGAAGGCACGCGCCCTCGATCAGGCTAGAGTATTTCGTGAGATGTTACGAGCGATGGTCGAGCGGATTGCCGGAGGCAAAAGTATTCCCCACACCGTGATTGAGGCTGTAAACGAAGCCTTGCGGTATCGGGCGGGTTACCAGCAGGTGCGGCGCCATGGCGACTCATTTGCCTTGGAACGTCACGCGGAAGTCAATGACGCAGATCAATTGCATGCCATGCTTGCCGAGTCGGCGGCTGACCTACTGTGCGAGCAGGATCTCACACTTGTGAAGAAGTGCCAGAATCCCGCTTGCGTGCTGTTCTTTTACGATACGACTAAAAACCATGCGCGTCACTGGTGCAGCATGAATCTCTGTGGAAACCGCAGCAAGGTTGCCGCACACTATCGCCGTCAGAAGCGGTATTCGTGA
- a CDS encoding cysteine rich repeat-containing protein — protein MRQAKGLCVLVLMVTAVIGYLETAPAHAADPSNMPAGASGEPPPTPAPNTPTQGQMSPEHMHKMREACGPDVKKFCHDVKPGGGRIIQCLEQHKAEVSQTCNQLLSKK, from the coding sequence ATGCGACAAGCCAAGGGCCTGTGTGTGCTGGTATTGATGGTTACGGCGGTCATCGGATATCTCGAGACCGCGCCGGCTCACGCGGCGGATCCGAGCAACATGCCGGCCGGCGCCTCGGGAGAACCTCCGCCCACTCCGGCTCCAAACACGCCGACGCAAGGTCAAATGTCGCCTGAGCATATGCACAAGATGAGGGAGGCCTGCGGGCCGGACGTCAAAAAATTCTGTCATGACGTCAAACCCGGCGGTGGCCGCATCATCCAATGTCTGGAGCAGCACAAAGCGGAGGTGTCGCAGACTTGCAACCAACTGCTCTCGAAGAAGTAA